A stretch of Limanda limanda chromosome 7, fLimLim1.1, whole genome shotgun sequence DNA encodes these proteins:
- the si:ch211-117c9.5 gene encoding sodium- and chloride-dependent creatine transporter 1 yields the protein MSPELEENSQGEISLPQLEAGTLSEEESGGSARPLVPVPGAGPGCGEGGRAGTPQAQDVAVPGTGNGVAVPVVERETWTRQMDFIMSCVGFAVGLGNVWRFPYLCYKNGGGVFLIPYLIIVFIGGIPVFFLEIALGQFMKKGGVSAWNIAPLFKGLGLASMVIVFFCNTYYIMILVWGLYFLLHSFTNPLPWATCGHPWNTANCTQDFRRACYNRSVQLSSADTPFNVVSSTPPLNLSSALLLFNGSCAEHEGMRSPVIEFWERKVLRLSDGLHQPGDISYEMVLCLIAVWIIVYFCMWKGVKSTGKVVYFTALFPYLVLVVLLAHGITLPGALDGIIYYLKPNWSKLGEAQVWIDAGTQIFFSYAIGLGALTALGSYNRFHNNCYQDAFVLAFINSGTSFFAGFVVFSVLGFMAAEQGVDISKVAESGPGLAFIAYPKAVTLMPLAPLWAALFFFMLLILGLDSQFVGVEGLITGIMDMLPPKSALGSLRREVVAAICCFICFLIDMSMVTEGGMYVFQLFDYYSASGITLLWQAFWECVVIAWVYGADRFMDDVARMIGYQPLPYMKWCWSYITPVVCVGVFLFHVVNYKPLTYNSTYTYPLWGEVIGWLLALSSMLCIPVTVLFKLLRCKGSFRERWKHLTTPVWGRHHLEYLAPESEAKLLPPAGTKNQLLFESVI from the exons ATGTCACCTGAGTTGGAGGAGAACAGCCAAG GTGAAATCAGTCTCCCCCAGCTCGAGGCAGGGACCCTGTCTGAGGAGGAAAGTGGGGGGTCAGCTCGCCCCCTGGTGCCCGTGCCTGGAGCGGGGCCAGGGTGTGGTGAGGGCGGACGGGCTGGCACACCGCAGGCCCAGGACGTGGCTGTACCCGGGACCGGGAACGGGGTGGCAGTGCCGGTGGTGGAGAGAGAAACTTGGACCAGACAGATGGACTTCATCATGTCCTGCGTGGGTTTTGCAGTTGGCTTGGGCAACGTGTGGAGGTTCCCTTATCTCTGCTACAAGAACGGAGGAG gtgtttTCCTGATCCCCTACTTGATCATCGTGTTCATCGGGGGCATCCCGGTCTTCTTCCTGGAGATAGCACTGGGACAGTTCATGAAGAAAGGAGGGGTCTCTGCCTGGAACATTGCACCTCTCTTCAAAG gTCTGGGCTTGGCCTCGATGGTGATCGTGTTCTTCTGTAACACCTACTACATCATGATTCTGGTGTGGGGCCTCTACTTTCTCTTACACTCCTTCACCAACCCCCTGCCCTGGGCCACCTGTGGACATCCCTGGAACACGGCCAACTGCACACAGGACTTCCGGCGCGCTTGCTACAACCGCAGTGTACAGCTTTCATCTGCTGACACCCCCTTCAACGTTGTCTCCTCTACCCCCCCACTGAACCTGTCCTCAGCCCTGCTCCTTTTCAACGGCAGCTGCGCGGAGCACGAAGGCATGCGCTCCCCTGTCATCGAGTTCTGGGA GCGTAAAGTGCTGCGTCTGTCGGATGGGCTGCACCAGCCCGGGGACATCAGCTATGAGATGGTGCTCTGTCTCATAGCCGTCTGGATCATCGTTTACTTCTGCATGTGGAAAGGTGTTAAATCTACTGGCAAG GTTGTGTACTTCACCGCTCTGTTCCCATACCTGGTCCTGGTTGTTCTCCTGGCCCACGGAATTACATTACCTGGAGCTTTAGATGGGATAATTTACTACCTGAAACCCAACTGGTCCAAACTCGGAGAAGCACAG GTGTGGATCGATGCCGGCACTCAGATCTTCTTCTCCTATGCCATCGGACTGGGTGCCCTGACCGCACTGGGCAGCTACAACCGATTCCATAACAACTGTTACCA GGATGCATTCGTCCTGGCCTTCATTAACAGTGGAACCAGTTTCTTTGCAGGCTTTGTGGTGTTCTCTGTGCTGGGCTTCATGGCTGCAGAGCAAGGCGTGGACATCAGTAAGGTAGCAGAGAGTG GTCCAGGCCTGGCCTTTATTGCCTACCCCAAGGCTGTGACTCTGATGCCTCTGGCGCCGCTCTGGGCTGcacttttcttcttcatgttgcTCATACTGGGCTTGGACAGCCAG tttgtcGGGGTAGAAGGTTTGATAACAGGAATCATGGACATGCTGCCCCCTAAATCTGCCCTGGGCTCTCTGCGACGAGAGGTGGTGGCGGCCATCTGCTGCTTCATCTGCTTCCTCATCGACATGTCGATGGTCACAGAG GGAGGGATGTATGTCTTCCAGCTGTTTGACTACTACTCTGCCAGTGGCATCACTCTGCTGTGGCAGGCCTTCTGGGAGTGTGTGGTGATTGCATGGGTCTATG GCGCAGACCGTTTCATGGATGACGTGGCTCGTATGATCGGCTACCAGCCCCTACCTTACATGAAGTGGTGCTGGTCCTACATCACGCCTGTCGTCTGTGTG GGTGTGTTCCTGTTCCACGTGGTGAACTACAAGCCCCTGACCTACAACTCGACGTATACATACCCCTTGTGGGGTGAAGTAATCGGCTGGTTATTGGCTCTGTCCTCAATGCTCTGTATCCCTGTCACTGTTCTCTTCAAACTGCTGCGCTGCAAAGGATCTTTTCGGGAG AGGTGGAAGCACCTTACCACCCCAGTTTGGGGCAGACATCACCTGGAGTACCTGGCCCCAGAGAGCGAGGCCAaactgctgccccctgctggaacCAAGAATCAGCTTCTCTTTGAGAGTGTCATCTGA